The following are from one region of the Streptomyces fradiae genome:
- a CDS encoding NAD(P)/FAD-dependent oxidoreductase — protein MAELRLSPTWPHPDTPSPARRTPWLRDALAAETEATTGVDRTPPLTDEIRCDVCVVGGGFTGLWTALEILRRAPGTDIVLIEADVCGGGASGANAGFLMPMWARFSSLVAIGGHEEARRIGEASAAAVDEILDFADTHGIDIEHRRGPWMWAASSPAQRGAWQHTLDDLHRAGIEPLHRITAAEARETVGTRHHYGAVLDPGCVTLQPARLTRGLRRVALDAGVRIHERTPLTALRPAPRGTVRARTPYGAVDADKVVLAVNAWAGQLEDLGRRMVTVASDTVLTRPIPDRLKALGWDGEVSVCDSRRRLNYYRTTPDGRLLFGKGGSGVAYGDLGPSTLWGDALRPAELRAHLARLFPELADAPVDMRWTAPVEYSVTHLPFAGWLSSVPGVCYATGYSGDGVGPSRLMARVLASLVLGTDDEWSRSAFTRVPGGWFPPEPVRTPGARLVLPALRAMEAREDRGGRVPDLVKRLVEVF, from the coding sequence GTGGCCGAACTGCGCCTGTCCCCGACCTGGCCCCACCCCGACACCCCGTCCCCCGCCCGCCGCACCCCCTGGCTCCGCGACGCCCTCGCCGCCGAGACCGAGGCGACCACAGGTGTGGATCGCACACCACCGCTCACGGACGAGATCCGCTGCGACGTGTGCGTGGTCGGCGGCGGCTTCACCGGACTCTGGACGGCCCTGGAGATCCTGCGCCGCGCTCCCGGCACCGACATCGTGCTCATCGAGGCCGACGTGTGCGGCGGCGGCGCCTCCGGTGCCAACGCCGGCTTCCTGATGCCCATGTGGGCCCGCTTCAGCAGCCTGGTCGCGATCGGGGGCCACGAGGAGGCGCGCAGGATCGGCGAGGCCTCCGCCGCCGCCGTCGACGAGATCCTCGACTTCGCCGACACCCACGGCATCGACATCGAGCACCGCCGCGGCCCCTGGATGTGGGCCGCCTCCTCGCCCGCCCAGCGCGGCGCCTGGCAGCACACCCTGGACGACCTGCACCGGGCCGGGATCGAACCGCTGCACCGGATCACCGCCGCCGAGGCCCGCGAGACCGTCGGCACCCGCCACCACTACGGAGCGGTGCTCGACCCCGGCTGCGTCACCCTCCAGCCCGCCCGGCTGACCCGCGGGCTGCGCCGGGTCGCCCTGGACGCGGGCGTACGGATCCACGAACGCACCCCGCTCACCGCGCTGCGGCCCGCCCCGCGCGGCACCGTCCGCGCCCGCACCCCGTACGGCGCCGTGGACGCCGACAAGGTGGTGCTCGCCGTCAACGCCTGGGCCGGGCAGCTCGAAGACCTCGGCCGCCGCATGGTCACCGTCGCCAGCGACACCGTCCTCACCCGGCCGATACCGGACCGGCTCAAGGCCCTCGGCTGGGACGGCGAGGTCTCCGTCTGCGACTCCCGGCGGCGCCTGAACTACTACCGCACCACCCCCGACGGGCGGCTGCTCTTCGGCAAGGGCGGCTCCGGCGTCGCGTACGGCGACCTCGGCCCCAGCACCCTGTGGGGCGACGCCCTGCGCCCCGCCGAACTGCGGGCCCACCTCGCCCGCCTCTTCCCCGAACTCGCCGACGCGCCCGTCGACATGCGCTGGACCGCGCCCGTCGAGTACTCGGTGACCCATCTGCCCTTCGCCGGGTGGCTGAGCTCGGTGCCCGGCGTCTGCTACGCCACCGGCTACTCCGGCGACGGGGTCGGCCCCTCGCGGCTGATGGCCAGGGTGCTCGCCTCCCTCGTCCTCGGCACGGACGACGAGTGGTCGCGCTCCGCCTTCACCCGGGTCCCCGGCGGCTGGTTCCCGCCGGAGCCGGTGCGCACGCCGGGCGCCCGCCTGGTGCTTCCGGCGCTGCGGGCGATGGAGGCCCGGGAGGACCGCGGGGGCCGGGTGCCGGACCTGGTCAAGCGGCTGGTGGAGGTGTTCTGA
- a CDS encoding polysialyltransferase family glycosyltransferase — MPTTERDPVQIFQVSTLYGAATVAAAIDAGRFGAPGAARRLLLVSNNAEIPETAVRLETMTGYAQVASRFDGVLDWNEAVHPHHPSSWAPRPEEAPLWQRVLRTAWELGTAPVELVVESIQVNPAKALAAVFAESSVHVYADGLMSYGPTRDELPQSIACRIRRVLHLDLVPGLRPLLLTEYGVGAELVPDDAFRAVLREIATASESPAENAALAAATAAAPTALLLGQYLAVLGILTVEEEEELHVRMLRGAAAAGHRSVVFKPHPTAPAGYSTALREEAARTGVDLTVLDGPLLAETFYERCRPNLVVGCFSTAMLTAAVYFGVPIARVGTGTVLDRLTPYENSNRVPLTVVDHLVPDLAAGAAPAVPGAAPDSLAPLIRAVGYCMRPSAHPGLREETAAYLAAHGTDPALAHHFPAERLAELELKVRA, encoded by the coding sequence ATGCCGACCACGGAACGCGACCCCGTCCAGATCTTCCAGGTGTCCACCCTCTACGGCGCCGCCACCGTCGCCGCCGCCATCGACGCCGGCCGCTTCGGCGCACCCGGCGCGGCCCGGCGCCTGCTGCTCGTCTCGAACAACGCCGAGATCCCCGAGACCGCCGTCCGCCTGGAGACGATGACCGGCTACGCGCAGGTCGCCTCCCGCTTCGACGGCGTCCTCGACTGGAACGAGGCCGTCCACCCGCACCACCCCAGCTCCTGGGCGCCCCGCCCCGAGGAGGCCCCGCTCTGGCAGCGGGTGCTTCGCACCGCCTGGGAGCTCGGCACCGCCCCCGTCGAGCTGGTCGTCGAGTCCATCCAGGTCAACCCGGCCAAGGCGCTCGCCGCGGTGTTCGCCGAGAGCTCCGTGCACGTCTACGCCGACGGCCTGATGAGCTACGGCCCCACCCGCGACGAACTGCCCCAGTCCATCGCCTGCCGGATCCGCCGGGTGCTCCACCTCGACCTGGTGCCCGGACTGCGGCCGCTGCTCCTCACGGAGTACGGCGTCGGCGCCGAGCTCGTCCCCGACGACGCCTTCCGCGCGGTGCTGCGCGAGATCGCCACGGCCTCGGAGAGCCCGGCGGAGAACGCGGCCCTCGCCGCCGCGACCGCCGCCGCCCCCACCGCCCTGCTCCTCGGCCAGTACCTCGCCGTCCTCGGCATCCTCACCGTCGAGGAAGAGGAGGAGCTGCACGTGCGGATGCTGCGCGGCGCCGCCGCGGCCGGCCACCGCTCCGTGGTCTTCAAGCCGCACCCGACGGCCCCCGCCGGCTACTCCACCGCCCTGCGCGAGGAGGCCGCCCGCACCGGCGTCGACCTCACCGTCCTGGACGGCCCGCTGCTCGCCGAGACCTTCTACGAACGATGCCGCCCAAACCTCGTCGTCGGGTGTTTCTCGACCGCGATGCTGACGGCCGCCGTCTACTTCGGCGTGCCGATCGCCCGGGTCGGCACCGGAACGGTCCTGGACCGCCTCACCCCGTACGAGAACAGCAACCGGGTCCCGCTCACGGTCGTCGACCACCTGGTGCCCGACCTGGCGGCCGGCGCCGCGCCCGCCGTGCCGGGCGCCGCCCCCGACAGCCTCGCCCCGCTCATCCGCGCCGTCGGCTACTGCATGCGCCCGTCCGCGCACCCCGGCCTGCGCGAGGAGACGGCCGCCTATCTCGCCGCGCACGGCACGGACCCGGCCCTGGCCCACCACTTCCCGGCCGAGCGCCTTGCGGAGCTGGAGCTGAAGGTCCGGGCCTAG
- the paaN gene encoding phenylacetic acid degradation protein PaaN: protein MARTLPHPSPTAAAAPARLIARHRTTLDRALTAVRTREHWSPYPEDTRVYGPGGAADGEASLRALLGRPFELGQPGRDGTVGPAPERGGERSPYGFDLGISYAHHDPAVLLPALAAALPAWRDAGPEVRAAVCLEILDRINARSPEFAAAAEHTSGHNPVMALHAGAVHAQDRGLEAVAYAYAEQTRLPASAHWRKPQGPGRTVDIHKRFTAVPRGISLVVGNSVFPAWNGYPGLFASLATGNPVLVKPHPAAVLPLALTVRLAREVLAEAGFDPNLVCLAPEHPGEGLARRLATAPEVRLVDYSGRTAFADWLHEHARQARVFTALSAVNSLLVESTGDYRDMLANLAFSVSLYSGQLCTSPQNLLIPRGGIATDEGHKAYEEVVADLGTALDALLGDDGAACEVLGALLGPEVLARVDLAMSGALGPVGVPSRAVRHPAYPDAVVRTPVVVTLDAARDADRATLLAERLGPVCLAVAVDSAAAGVELVAETTKTCGALSVGLYSVSEEVTEAMTAACAEAGVMLSTNLMGDWYISQSAVYSDLHGTGMNPAGNAVYSDGAFVAERFRTVVVRRYGGAT from the coding sequence ATGGCCCGCACCCTTCCGCACCCTTCCCCCACCGCGGCCGCCGCCCCGGCGCGCCTGATCGCCCGGCACCGGACCACCCTGGACCGGGCCCTGACCGCCGTCCGCACCCGTGAGCACTGGTCGCCCTACCCCGAGGACACCCGGGTCTACGGACCCGGCGGCGCCGCCGACGGCGAGGCCTCCTTACGCGCCCTGCTGGGGCGGCCGTTCGAGCTCGGCCAGCCCGGCCGCGACGGCACGGTCGGCCCGGCGCCCGAGCGGGGCGGCGAGCGCTCCCCGTACGGTTTCGACCTCGGCATCTCCTACGCCCACCACGACCCCGCCGTCCTGCTGCCCGCCCTGGCGGCCGCCCTTCCGGCCTGGCGGGACGCCGGGCCCGAGGTCCGGGCCGCCGTCTGCCTGGAGATCCTGGACCGGATCAACGCCCGCAGCCCCGAATTCGCGGCCGCCGCCGAGCACACCAGCGGCCACAACCCCGTCATGGCCTTACACGCCGGCGCCGTCCACGCCCAGGACCGCGGCCTGGAGGCCGTCGCCTACGCCTACGCCGAGCAGACCCGGCTGCCCGCGAGCGCGCACTGGCGCAAGCCGCAGGGCCCGGGCCGCACCGTCGACATCCACAAGCGGTTCACGGCCGTGCCCCGCGGGATCTCCCTGGTCGTCGGCAACAGCGTCTTCCCCGCCTGGAACGGCTACCCCGGCCTCTTCGCCTCGCTCGCCACCGGCAACCCCGTCCTGGTCAAACCGCACCCCGCCGCCGTCCTCCCGCTCGCGCTCACCGTCCGCCTCGCCCGGGAGGTGCTCGCCGAGGCCGGCTTCGACCCGAACCTGGTGTGTCTGGCCCCCGAGCACCCCGGCGAAGGGCTCGCCCGGCGCCTCGCGACCGCCCCCGAGGTGCGCCTGGTGGACTACTCGGGCCGGACCGCCTTCGCCGACTGGCTCCACGAACACGCCCGCCAGGCCCGGGTCTTCACCGCCCTCTCGGCCGTGAACTCGCTGCTCGTCGAGTCCACCGGCGACTACCGAGACATGCTCGCCAACCTCGCCTTCTCCGTCTCCCTCTACAGCGGCCAGCTCTGCACCAGCCCGCAGAACCTGCTGATCCCGCGCGGCGGCATCGCCACCGACGAGGGGCACAAGGCGTACGAGGAGGTGGTCGCCGACCTCGGCACCGCCCTGGACGCCCTGCTCGGCGACGACGGCGCGGCCTGCGAGGTCCTGGGCGCGCTGCTCGGCCCCGAGGTCCTGGCCCGGGTGGACCTGGCGATGTCCGGTGCCCTGGGCCCGGTCGGCGTGCCGTCGCGGGCGGTCCGGCATCCCGCGTACCCGGACGCCGTCGTGCGTACCCCCGTCGTCGTCACGCTCGACGCCGCCCGGGACGCGGACCGCGCGACCCTGCTCGCCGAACGGCTCGGACCGGTCTGTCTCGCGGTGGCCGTGGACTCCGCGGCGGCGGGCGTCGAACTCGTCGCGGAGACCACGAAGACCTGCGGCGCGCTCTCCGTCGGCCTGTACTCCGTCTCCGAGGAGGTGACGGAGGCGATGACGGCCGCCTGCGCCGAGGCCGGCGTGATGCTCTCCACCAATCTGATGGGGGACTGGTACATCTCGCAGTCCGCCGTCTACTCCGATCTGCACGGCACCGGCATGAACCCCGCGGGCAACGCCGTGTACAGCGACGGCGCCTTCGTGGCGGAACGTTTCCGGACGGTGGTCGTACGCCGCTACGGCGGTGCCACATGA
- a CDS encoding glycosyltransferase family 2 protein, whose amino-acid sequence MPKLSVVVPFHNVGPYAPDTLRSLADNADDDTEFLLIDDHSTDETPDLLDRWKSRIPQATVIRHATNLGVAQARNTGIDAATGDYITFLDGDDWYAPGHLRAMVDGIHRLGVDFARTDHVLSTGRNRQIRYAPAKLRDTAMDPRDGIAPSSMITMVDYPFVPFGVYSARLFENGTGRFETKLRTAEDRLWIWRLHLTATSYAALSLHGCFYRRGVTTSLTQITDNRQLDFIPSYDLLLDEVGRDREADHFLPKAVRTYCAMIAFHMAKSDRYEAAVGKRLRRDVTDALRRMPQRVLDETLATMDTPRSNLLKSLRDTGKAA is encoded by the coding sequence GTGCCGAAACTGTCCGTCGTCGTGCCCTTCCACAATGTGGGGCCCTACGCCCCCGACACCCTGCGCAGTCTCGCCGACAACGCGGACGACGACACCGAGTTCCTGCTGATCGACGACCACTCCACCGACGAGACGCCGGACCTCCTCGACCGCTGGAAGAGCCGCATCCCGCAGGCCACCGTCATCCGCCACGCGACCAACCTCGGCGTCGCCCAGGCCCGCAACACCGGCATCGACGCCGCCACCGGCGACTACATCACCTTCCTCGACGGCGACGACTGGTACGCCCCCGGGCACCTGCGCGCCATGGTCGACGGGATCCACCGCCTCGGCGTCGACTTCGCGCGCACCGACCACGTCCTGTCCACCGGCCGGAACCGGCAGATCCGCTACGCCCCGGCGAAGCTCCGCGACACCGCCATGGACCCGCGCGACGGCATCGCCCCGTCCAGCATGATCACCATGGTCGACTACCCCTTCGTCCCCTTCGGCGTCTACAGCGCCCGCCTCTTCGAGAACGGCACCGGCCGCTTCGAGACCAAGCTGCGCACCGCCGAGGACCGCCTCTGGATCTGGCGCCTCCACCTCACCGCCACCAGCTACGCCGCGCTCTCGCTGCACGGCTGCTTCTACCGCCGCGGCGTCACCACCTCGCTCACCCAGATCACCGACAACCGGCAGCTGGACTTCATCCCGTCCTACGACCTGCTGCTCGACGAGGTCGGCCGGGACCGCGAGGCCGACCACTTCCTGCCCAAGGCCGTCCGCACCTACTGCGCGATGATCGCCTTCCACATGGCGAAGTCCGACCGGTACGAGGCGGCCGTCGGCAAGCGGCTGCGCCGCGACGTCACCGACGCCCTGCGCCGGATGCCGCAGCGGGTCCTCGACGAGACCCTCGCGACCATGGACACCCCCCGCAGCAATCTCCTGAAGAGCCTGCGCGACACCGGAAAGGCCGCCTGA
- a CDS encoding GlxA family transcriptional regulator translates to MSDAGRLVVIVLFEGVDLLDVTGPPEVFALLRRETDDATGYEVVLAAESTAPVTTSAGVRVLPDLTFAEAAARSIDTLLVPGSVETDGERRVRALVNPVVVSWVKTLAARTRRVTSVCVGAHILAAAGLLDGKRATTHWSTAGQLAAEHPAVEVDADPIFVRDGDVWTGAGISSCLDLSLALVAEDFGEPTALRVARQLVMYLKRPSGQSQFSVPLEPVSTTRRVEDLRHYVTRNLGGRLTLADLAASAHISERQLTRIFKSELGTTPSAYIESARVERARHLLESTDATLERITTSCGFGTTDTLIRAFRRRLDTTPMEYRRRFRAVPDQ, encoded by the coding sequence GTGAGCGACGCCGGACGGCTCGTCGTCATCGTCCTCTTCGAGGGCGTCGACCTGCTCGACGTCACCGGCCCGCCCGAGGTCTTCGCGCTGCTGCGGCGCGAGACGGACGACGCGACGGGGTACGAGGTGGTCCTCGCCGCCGAGTCGACGGCGCCCGTCACCACCTCGGCCGGGGTGCGCGTGCTGCCCGACCTGACCTTCGCGGAGGCGGCGGCCCGGAGCATCGACACCCTCCTGGTGCCCGGCTCGGTGGAGACGGACGGCGAGCGGCGGGTGCGGGCCCTGGTCAACCCCGTGGTGGTGTCCTGGGTGAAGACCCTGGCCGCGCGGACCCGCCGGGTCACCTCGGTCTGCGTCGGCGCGCACATCCTGGCCGCCGCCGGGCTCCTCGACGGCAAGCGGGCCACCACCCACTGGTCGACGGCGGGGCAGCTGGCCGCCGAGCACCCGGCGGTCGAGGTGGACGCCGACCCGATCTTCGTCCGGGACGGCGACGTGTGGACCGGCGCCGGCATCAGCTCGTGCCTGGACCTGTCGCTCGCGCTGGTCGCCGAGGACTTCGGCGAGCCGACGGCGCTGCGGGTGGCCCGGCAGCTGGTGATGTATCTGAAGCGGCCCAGCGGGCAGAGCCAGTTCAGCGTGCCGCTCGAACCGGTCTCCACCACCCGGCGGGTGGAGGACCTGCGGCACTACGTCACCCGCAACCTCGGCGGCCGGCTCACCCTCGCCGACCTGGCCGCGAGCGCGCACATCAGCGAGCGGCAGCTGACCCGGATCTTCAAGTCCGAGCTGGGCACCACCCCGAGCGCCTACATCGAGTCGGCGCGGGTCGAACGGGCCCGGCACCTGCTGGAGTCGACCGACGCGACCCTCGAACGGATCACCACGAGCTGCGGGTTCGGCACCACGGACACCCTGATCCGGGCCTTCCGCCGCCGGCTCGACACCACGCCGATGGAGTACCGGCGCCGCTTCCGGGCGGTGCCGGACCAGTGA
- a CDS encoding YfhO family protein, which yields MPAAAETATRPSRPRLRAAAGAALLTGVLFCLASRLAGSHPFGSRTRNIVDLGQQYLPYHSYWRRLLLGEADGDLFLNWSSGFGSNFLGDLGTYLSSPFDLLVVVFPADRPELALYVITALKIATAGAAMAALLLTLRRGPWPVAALLGTAYALSGWTFNYGATVPMWLDGLVAFPLLCLVGEWARKRRRPVLGPLVVAIAWIANFYTAYMATIGAAVFLLVRLLTTDDTGSEGAVRRPRLAALLRAARTVAIGVGLAAPLVLVVFLGTKVADPTPPTPFAPAAWTDVLARFLPATASVASPALFIGTPALALALTLPFNSVVAGRVRAGWVTAIVLVTLSLQWEPTHLLWHAGASPNGIPYRQTFVLCGLLLMAAWLSVAGGLPRPLALLGGAGTLAFLARAAAVSVDIDRWTYPAAAGALALAALAAVAALLARSRPAGRLLPVLAVGLLLAAQAGETLVTGKRIEEQQLSKVSWAPRIGPWHTGMAAAVAAKDAWPRHRTDPGEVPGGNDVLLVGGEGADYYSSLTSDTYSRTLAALGFGFYAKGRHPVSLDNPVTDAIFSIGTRMRSTPEGPLELDRLPEARIEVAESPVPPLVTVRPGPPAPAPAPGSAADTAFARQERMLGSTVYEVPADPRRTGTPDGTGATLTANCPAGSEVWLWAPEYQGTAALSGSPATTPPAEFAGKLPSVLAPMQRLGTVPASGAVRIELTPEPKAEPRLKLPARPVGCLERHRLDSAVRELTATGATAVRATGHTLTAELPAGSTGTAVLAVPRISGWRCAAGDAPLEPAHRRLGLLAVPLDGKATTVTCSFRPPGVKPGGAAGAAALLALLLTAWLHRSRRTREPARRREFTARAHPARSTEKTPV from the coding sequence GTGCCAGCCGCAGCCGAGACCGCGACCCGTCCGTCCCGGCCCCGGCTGCGGGCGGCGGCCGGTGCGGCGCTCCTCACCGGAGTGCTGTTCTGCCTGGCCTCGCGGCTCGCCGGGAGCCACCCGTTCGGCTCCCGGACCCGCAACATCGTCGACCTGGGCCAGCAGTACCTCCCGTACCACTCCTACTGGCGCCGACTGCTCCTCGGCGAGGCCGACGGCGACCTGTTCCTCAACTGGTCCTCGGGCTTCGGCAGCAACTTCCTGGGCGACCTCGGCACCTACCTCAGCAGCCCCTTCGACCTGCTCGTGGTGGTCTTCCCGGCCGACCGCCCCGAACTGGCCCTGTACGTCATCACCGCGCTCAAGATCGCCACCGCGGGCGCGGCCATGGCGGCCCTGCTGCTCACCCTGCGGCGCGGCCCGTGGCCGGTCGCCGCGCTCCTCGGCACCGCGTACGCGCTCTCCGGCTGGACCTTCAACTACGGCGCCACCGTGCCCATGTGGCTCGACGGCCTGGTCGCCTTCCCGCTGCTCTGCCTGGTGGGGGAGTGGGCCCGGAAGCGCCGCCGGCCGGTGCTCGGGCCGCTGGTCGTCGCCATCGCCTGGATCGCCAACTTCTACACCGCGTACATGGCCACCATCGGCGCCGCGGTCTTCCTCCTGGTCCGGCTGCTCACCACCGACGACACCGGCTCCGAAGGGGCCGTCCGCCGGCCCCGCCTCGCCGCGCTGCTGCGCGCCGCCCGTACCGTCGCCATCGGCGTCGGGCTCGCCGCCCCGCTCGTCCTCGTCGTCTTCCTCGGCACCAAGGTCGCCGACCCGACCCCGCCGACCCCCTTCGCCCCGGCCGCCTGGACCGACGTCCTCGCCCGCTTCCTGCCGGCCACGGCGAGCGTCGCCTCGCCCGCGCTCTTCATCGGCACCCCGGCCCTGGCGCTCGCCCTCACCCTGCCCTTCAACAGTGTCGTCGCCGGCCGCGTCCGGGCCGGCTGGGTCACCGCGATCGTCCTGGTCACGCTCTCCCTGCAGTGGGAGCCGACCCATCTGCTCTGGCACGCCGGCGCCTCGCCCAACGGCATTCCGTACCGTCAGACCTTCGTCCTGTGCGGCCTGTTGCTGATGGCGGCCTGGCTGTCCGTGGCCGGCGGCCTGCCCCGGCCGCTCGCCCTGCTCGGCGGCGCCGGCACGCTCGCCTTCCTCGCCCGGGCCGCGGCGGTCAGCGTCGACATCGACCGCTGGACCTATCCGGCCGCCGCCGGAGCCCTCGCCCTGGCCGCGCTCGCCGCCGTCGCCGCGCTGCTCGCCCGCTCCCGCCCGGCCGGCCGGCTGCTGCCCGTGCTCGCCGTCGGCCTGCTGCTCGCCGCGCAGGCGGGGGAGACCCTGGTCACCGGCAAGCGCATCGAGGAACAGCAGCTGAGCAAGGTCTCCTGGGCACCCCGGATCGGCCCCTGGCACACCGGCATGGCCGCCGCCGTCGCCGCGAAGGACGCCTGGCCGCGGCACCGCACCGACCCCGGCGAGGTCCCGGGCGGCAACGACGTCCTCCTGGTCGGCGGCGAGGGCGCCGACTACTACAGCAGCCTCACCTCCGACACGTACTCCCGCACGCTCGCCGCCCTCGGCTTCGGCTTCTACGCCAAGGGCCGCCACCCGGTCAGCCTCGACAACCCGGTCACCGACGCGATCTTCTCCATCGGCACCCGGATGCGCTCCACCCCCGAGGGCCCGCTGGAGCTCGACCGGCTCCCGGAGGCCCGGATCGAGGTCGCCGAAAGTCCCGTGCCGCCGCTCGTCACCGTCCGCCCGGGCCCGCCCGCGCCGGCCCCCGCGCCCGGCTCGGCCGCCGACACCGCCTTCGCCCGCCAGGAGCGCATGCTCGGGAGCACGGTGTACGAGGTCCCGGCCGACCCGCGCCGTACCGGCACCCCCGACGGAACCGGCGCCACCCTCACGGCGAACTGCCCGGCCGGCTCCGAGGTGTGGCTCTGGGCCCCCGAGTACCAGGGCACCGCAGCCCTCTCCGGCAGCCCGGCCACGACCCCGCCCGCGGAGTTCGCCGGCAAGCTGCCCTCCGTGCTCGCGCCCATGCAGCGGCTCGGCACCGTCCCCGCATCCGGCGCCGTACGGATCGAGCTGACGCCCGAGCCGAAGGCCGAGCCCCGGCTCAAACTGCCCGCCCGGCCGGTCGGCTGCCTGGAACGGCACCGGCTCGACAGCGCCGTACGCGAGCTCACCGCCACCGGCGCCACCGCCGTCCGCGCGACCGGCCACACCCTCACCGCCGAGCTGCCCGCCGGCAGCACCGGCACCGCCGTGCTCGCCGTCCCCCGGATCTCCGGCTGGCGCTGCGCCGCCGGCGACGCGCCCCTGGAACCCGCGCACCGCCGCCTCGGCCTGCTCGCCGTCCCCCTCGACGGCAAGGCCACCACCGTGACCTGCTCCTTCCGCCCGCCCGGCGTGAAGCCCGGCGGCGCGGCCGGCGCGGCGGCCCTCCTCGCGCTGCTCCTCACCGCGTGGCTCCACCGCAGCCGCCGGACCCGTGAACCCGCCCGACGGCGAGAGTTCACCGCCCGTGCACATCCGGCTCGTTCAACGGAGAAGACCCCTGTCTAG
- a CDS encoding LuxR C-terminal-related transcriptional regulator, which yields MNTVLAPEAPLRGRERELALIREVLEHGSRGGTAVLTLEGMPGIGKTRLLSEAAALARQLGYQPPRRPHGREARHHRLSAARTAARPAGPHLVILDDPCGTPDRPAHRARVPAPRGRPGPGRGVLLIAHRPGETAALPGSLLADPAVRTERLVLGPLAPADTHRLAHDLLGAPPARSLTPLVDDTGGHPRLLIELLTGLREEDGVELTGGEAELLTERLPARLSARVRATLERYSPSCRQLLRVAAVLGDEVVYAELALMLRTSVSALLPTLEEVRATGVVRDTGTRAAFHSALLRRLVAESVPAPVRLALEQEAATLRPARRGQRQSPQAPAARHGEPSGQQRALVALVAEGLTNQQIASRLALSPHTVNYHLRKLFKHYGVSSRIDLLRAAARAH from the coding sequence ATGAACACCGTCCTGGCCCCGGAGGCGCCGCTGCGCGGCCGGGAACGCGAACTGGCGCTCATCCGCGAGGTGCTTGAGCACGGCAGCCGCGGCGGCACCGCCGTACTCACCCTCGAGGGAATGCCGGGCATCGGCAAGACCCGGCTGCTCAGCGAGGCGGCCGCCCTCGCCCGGCAGCTCGGCTACCAGCCCCCGCGCCGCCCGCACGGCCGGGAGGCGCGCCACCACCGCCTGTCCGCCGCCCGCACCGCCGCCCGGCCCGCCGGACCCCATCTGGTGATCCTCGACGACCCCTGCGGGACCCCCGACCGCCCCGCACACCGGGCCCGCGTCCCCGCACCCCGCGGCCGCCCCGGCCCGGGCCGCGGCGTGCTGCTCATCGCCCACCGGCCCGGCGAGACCGCCGCGCTGCCCGGATCCCTGCTCGCCGACCCGGCCGTCCGCACCGAACGCCTCGTCCTCGGACCGCTGGCCCCCGCCGACACCCACCGGCTCGCCCACGACCTGCTCGGCGCGCCGCCCGCCCGCTCCCTCACGCCGCTCGTCGACGACACCGGAGGCCACCCCCGGCTGCTCATCGAGCTGCTCACCGGCCTCCGCGAGGAGGACGGCGTCGAGCTGACCGGCGGCGAGGCCGAACTCCTCACCGAGCGCCTGCCGGCCCGCCTCTCCGCCCGCGTACGGGCCACCCTGGAGCGCTACTCGCCGTCCTGCCGCCAACTGCTCCGCGTGGCCGCGGTCCTGGGCGACGAGGTCGTGTACGCCGAACTGGCCCTGATGCTGCGCACCTCCGTCTCCGCCCTGCTGCCCACCCTGGAGGAGGTCCGCGCCACCGGAGTGGTCCGCGACACCGGCACCCGCGCCGCCTTCCACAGCGCCCTGCTGCGCCGGCTCGTCGCGGAGTCCGTACCGGCCCCCGTACGGCTCGCCCTGGAGCAGGAGGCCGCGACGCTCCGCCCCGCCCGCCGGGGCCAGCGCCAGAGCCCGCAGGCACCGGCGGCCCGGCACGGCGAACCCAGCGGACAGCAGCGCGCCCTGGTGGCCCTGGTCGCCGAGGGCCTGACCAACCAGCAGATCGCCAGCCGGCTCGCCCTGTCGCCGCACACCGTCAACTACCACCTCCGCAAGCTGTTCAAGCACTACGGAGTGAGCTCGCGCATCGACCTGCTGCGGGCCGCCGCCCGCGCCCACTAG